One part of the Cottoperca gobio chromosome 14, fCotGob3.1, whole genome shotgun sequence genome encodes these proteins:
- the LOC115018497 gene encoding tripartite motif-containing protein 16-like encodes MAQQVILDREKLSCSICLGLLKDPVTIPCGHSYCMSCIKDCWDEENAKKTHSCPQCRQSFTPRPVLGKNTMIAELVEELKKVGLQAASPDLTYAGPGDVACDFCSGMKLKAFKSCLVCMASCCEQHLQPHYDVAPLKKHKLVEATSKLQENICSRHDEVMKIFCRTDQQCICYLCSMDDHKGHDTVSAAAERAERQKELGVSRGKVQQRVQDREKDVKLLQQRVEAINHSAEEAIRDSEKIFTELIHLIKKRSSEVKQEIRSQQKTQVSQAEEFEEKLQQEITELRRKDTELQQLSHTEDHLHFLNNYPSLSRVSESKDLPSIDICPLRSFEDVTAAVSEARDKLQAVLSEEWRHISLAVTEVDVLMPQAEPRTRAEFMKYSRQITLDPNTAHRCLSLSDRNRKATLMAVEQLYSDHPDRFDQWWQVLSREGLTGRCYWEVKWNGFVCIAVANKDIRRTGTREECVFGYNNKSWSLQCKSGSYNFKHNNISTSISGLQSFRVGIYLDHRAGTLSFYNVSETMTLLHRVQTTFTQPLFPGFWIPSTLSGDTAELCELTGV; translated from the coding sequence ATGGCGCAGCAAGTGATTCTGGATCGAGAAAAACTGAGCTGTTCAATCTGTCTGGGTCTTCTAAAGGATCCGGTGACTATTCCCTGTGGGCACAGCTACTGCATGAGCTGTATTAAAGACTGCTGGGATGAAGAGAATGCGAAGAAAAcccacagctgccctcagtgcaggcagagcttcacaccgaggcctgtcctggGGAAAAATACAATGATAGCAGAGTTAGTGGAGGAACTGAAGAAAGTAGGACTTCAAGCCGCTTCACCTGATCTTACATATGCAGGACCTGGAGACGTGGCCTGTGATTTCTGCTCTGGGATGAAACTGAAAGCTTTCAAGTCCTGTCTGGTGTGTATGGCCTCTTGCTGTGAACAACACCTGCAGCCTCACTATGATGTAgctccattaaagaaacacaagctggttgAAGCCACCTCAAAGCTTCAGGAGAACATCTGCTCCCGTCATGACGAGGTGATGAAGATTTTCTGCCGCACTGATCAGCAGTGCATTTGTTATCTTTGCTCCATGGATGATCATAAAGGCCATGACACAGTCTccgctgcagcagagagggctGAGAGGCAGAAGGAGCTCGGGGTGAGCCGGGGAaaagtccaacagagagtccaggacagagaaaaggacGTCAAGCTGCTTCAACAGAGGGTGGAGGCTATCAATCATTCTGCTGAGGAAGCAATAAGGGACAGTGAGAAGATCTTCACTGAGTTGATCCATCTCATtaagaaaagaagctctgaagtGAAGCAGGAGATCAGATCCCAGCAGAAAACTCAAGTGAGTCAAGCTGAAGAGtttgaggagaagctgcagcaggagatcactgagctgcgGAGGAAAGACACTGAGCTTCAACAActttcacacacagaggatcacCTGCATTTCCTAAACAACTACCCCTCGCTGTCACGTGTGAGTGAGTCTAAAGACTTACCCAGCATTGATATCTGTCCTCTGCGCTCTTTTGAGGATGTGACCGCGGCGGTGTCAGAGGCCAGAGATAAACTGCAGGCTGTTCTGAGTGAGGAGTGGAGACACATCTCACTGGCAGtgactgaagtggatgttttaatGCCTCAAGCAGAGCCCAGAACCAGAGCAGAATTTATGAAATATTCTCGTCAaatcacactggatccaaataCAGCACACAGGTGTTTGTCATTGAGTGACAGGAacagaaaagcaacattaaTGGCAGTAGAACAGTTATATTCAGATCATCCAGACAGATTTGATCAATGGTGGCAGGTTCTGAGTAGAGAGGGTCTGACTGGACGTTGTTACTGGGAGGTGAAGTGGAACGGGTTTGTTTGTATAGCAGTTGCAAATAAGGATATTAGAAGAACAGGGACCAGAGAAGAATGTGTATTTGGATATAATAACAAATCTTGGTCATTACAATGTAAGAGTGGCAGTTATAACTTCAAACATAACAATATTTCTACTTCCATCTCAGGGCTTCAGTCCTTCAGAGTAGGAATTTACCTGGATCACAGGGCAGggactctctctttctacaaCGTCTCTGAAACCAtgactctcctccacagagtccAGACCACGTTCACTCAGCCTCTCTTTCCTGGATTCTGGATTCCATCAACACTATCTGGAGACACTGCTGAGTTGTGTGAGCTCACAGGAGTTTAA